From the candidate division WOR-3 bacterium genome, one window contains:
- the lptB gene encoding LPS export ABC transporter ATP-binding protein, translating to MSLIVENISKRYGKRLVLNNVSLKVEKGEIVGLLGPNGAGKTTTFHIIMGFVKPDNGKINFWEKDITLLPSYRRARLGISYLTQEPSVFLKLSVEDNLKGIMELLGYKKAEIEERVSFLLNKLGLDYLRKEKAKNLSGGERRKVEIARALTIRPHFLLLDEPFTGIDPIYRSEIQEIILNLKEEKIGILITDHNVRETLEITDYSYLIYQGEILFSGTKEELVSNEKVRKVYLGEKFRV from the coding sequence ATGAGTTTAATAGTGGAGAATATTTCCAAGAGATATGGTAAAAGGTTGGTATTAAATAATGTGAGTTTGAAAGTAGAAAAAGGTGAGATTGTTGGTCTTTTAGGACCGAATGGTGCTGGTAAAACAACTACCTTTCATATAATTATGGGATTTGTGAAACCTGATAATGGCAAAATCAATTTTTGGGAAAAAGATATTACTCTTTTACCTTCCTATCGAAGAGCAAGATTAGGGATTAGCTATCTGACACAAGAGCCTTCAGTTTTTTTAAAATTGAGTGTCGAAGATAATCTCAAAGGAATAATGGAACTATTAGGTTACAAAAAAGCAGAGATTGAAGAAAGGGTTTCTTTTTTGCTAAACAAATTAGGGTTAGATTATTTAAGAAAGGAAAAAGCCAAAAATTTATCGGGTGGTGAAAGGAGAAAAGTGGAGATTGCGCGCGCCTTAACTATTCGTCCTCATTTTCTTTTGTTAGATGAGCCTTTTACCGGTATTGACCCCATTTATCGTAGTGAAATCCAAGAGATAATTTTAAATTTAAAAGAAGAAAAGATTGGTATTTTGATCACCGACCACAATGTTCGAGAAACTTTAGAGATTACTGATTATTCTTATCTTATTTATCAGGGAGAAATTCTCTTTTCGGGCACAAAAGAGGAACTGGTTAGCAATGAAAAGGTTAGAAAAGTTTACTTAGGAGAAAAATTTCGAGTATGA